GGTGTTGCTTCTTTTTGTGTCACTTGTTTATCTTCACTCTCTTTTGACTGACAGGCAAATGTCAGCATACATAACGATACGCCCAATATTTTTTTCATGATAGCCTTATATTTAACTCAAATTTACTGAATTGCAAATCGATTATTTTTTACTTAACGAAACTTTATACTCCTATATACGGAAGAATATACCTTTAAAGATTTACGATTGGCAAAAATCTTTGTTACTTTTGTGAAAATTCATTGCGATGATCCAAGCCAAAAACATACATAAATATTACGATAAGCTTCATGTCCTTAAAGGTGTGGACCTACACATCCAAAAAGGGGAAATCGTCTCTATTGTAGGCGCTTCCGGTGCCGGAAAAACCACCCTGCTCCATATTTTAGGAACGCTGGACCGTGCAGATGCTACAAACGGCTCTTCACTGATCATCAATAATGAGGATACCCTGAAAATGAGTGACAAAGCCATTTCCAAATTCAGGAACCTGCATCTGGGATTCATCTTCCAGTTCCACCAGCTGCTTCCCGAATTTACCGCTTTGGAAAATGTATGCATCCCCGCTTTTATCGCTGGAAGAGGAAAAGCTGAAACAGAAGCTGAAGCTAAAAAACTATTGGATTACTTGGGGCTTTCCCACCGTATCAACCACAAACCGGGCGCACTTTCCGGTGGTGAACAGCAACGTGTTGCCGTAGCCCGTGCACTGATCAATAAACCTGCTATTGTTTTTGCTGATGAGCCTTCCGGGAACTTAGATACCCATTCTGCCGAAAACCTGCACCAGTTGTTTTTTAAATTGCGTAATGAATTCGGGCAAACCTTTGTCATTGTCACCCACAATGAAGAGCTCGCCAATATGGCCGACCGCAAACTTGTTATGTCCGATGGTAAAATCATCACCAAAGAATCCGTTATTCCGCAGTTATAATCCATGAACATACATCAATATTTTACATATTTTTATTGTTCATAACTATATTTTAATCTAAGATTCAGGCAATATTAATAAATCCGTATTAGAATAAAGTTCATTAAAAATCCATTAATGTCGAATTCTTTCTAATGTTTACCACAAAGTGGTCTAAGTTTATGAGCAATTATTTTTTCAAAGGCTTCAAGATAATAGTTCGGAAATTTTTCTTCAAACTGAATAATATTTATTTTTATCTTGATATCAGAATTAAGTGACCAATGTGCCAATTGTAACCCTTGAGTAGAGCCTTTTTCATAGTAGCCTAGATGTTGTATCATACGCCCAGAAATATTGGAAAGCCCCCATTTTTCAGTAAAACCACCTCTTCTAATTCCAACATACAAAACGTTGCTATTATTATTTTTATTAATTACAGGTACAACTCTGAATTGCTCCTTTAATATGGGTCGTATTTCATTCAAATGTTTAACTAATAGATCGCAACTGTTATTATTCTCCACCTCAAACCAGTACAAACAGTTTGTCACCTTGGTGTCTAACATTACAAATAAATCTTTAAATCTTTCATGGTTGCGAATACTTTTGTGCTTATTATTCTTTGTCGGTGTATACTCTGGACATGCTAACTTAGCCTGCATTGAAAGTTAAGAAATAATCTTAATTTTAATCTATGAAACAAGTCCGCAAAATTTACGACAAGGCTTTTAAGGAAAAAGCCGTTGAATTGAGTTATGATAGAACAAATGTATCAGAACTTGCCAGGGAGTTAGGAATAACAGCCCCCCAGCTTTATAAATGGCGTAAAGAACTCCAGGAATTTGGAGAAGGAAGTTTTCCTGGAAAAGGAAATTTAAAACTAACTCCCGAGCAAGAAAAAATCCATGAACTGGAGAAAAAACTCAAAGATGCAGAGTTAGAACGTGACATATTAAAAAAAGCAATCGGCATTTTTTCCAAGAACGGTCGATGATTTATAGTTTCATTAAAAACAATGAACAGCTATTCCCGATTGAAAAAATGTGCAGAGTTCTACAAGTAAGCAATGGAAGTTATTACCGATGGAAAAAACAAATAAATACTGCAAGACAGCAACTAAAAAGCGCCATAAAAAAACAGATAGCATTGATTTATTTTCAAACCAAGCAACGATACGGGAGTCCTAGAATAACATTAGAACTTCGAAGCATTGGTTATAAAATTTCAAGAGTTACAGTTGCAAAGTATATGAAAGAACTTGGCTTGCGAAGTAAATTAAGCAAGAAGTTTAAAGTAACAACCAACTCTAGTCACAATTATTTAGTTGTCGAAAATGTATTAAACAGAGAGTTTACTGTAAAAATGCCATCAAAGGTTTGGGTTTCAGATATTACATACATCCAAACTAAAGAGGGATTTGTATACCTGACCACTATTATGGATTTATACGACAGAAAAATTATAGGCTGGAGTTTGAGCAACGCAATGAGCACTGAGCAAACGACACTTGGAGCTTGGAAAATGGCAATTAAAAACCGAGATCTTAAAAATGGTTTGATTTTTCATTCCGACAGAGGTGTCCAATATGCC
The Flavobacterium kingsejongi genome window above contains:
- a CDS encoding ABC transporter ATP-binding protein is translated as MIQAKNIHKYYDKLHVLKGVDLHIQKGEIVSIVGASGAGKTTLLHILGTLDRADATNGSSLIINNEDTLKMSDKAISKFRNLHLGFIFQFHQLLPEFTALENVCIPAFIAGRGKAETEAEAKKLLDYLGLSHRINHKPGALSGGEQQRVAVARALINKPAIVFADEPSGNLDTHSAENLHQLFFKLRNEFGQTFVIVTHNEELANMADRKLVMSDGKIITKESVIPQL
- a CDS encoding IS3 family transposase (programmed frameshift), whose product is MKQVRKIYDKAFKEKAVELSYDRTNVSELARELGITAPQLYKWRKELQEFGEGSFPGKGNLKLTPEQEKIHELEKKLKDAELERDILKKGNRHFFQERSMIYSFIKNNEQLFPIEKMCRVLQVSNGSYYRWKKQINTARQQLKSAIKKQIALIYFQTKQRYGSPRITLELRSIGYKISRVTVAKYMKELGLRSKLSKKFKVTTNSSHNYLVVENVLNREFTVKMPSKVWVSDITYIQTKEGFVYLTTIMDLYDRKIIGWSLSNAMSTEQTTLGAWKMAIKNRDLKNGLIFHSDRGVQYASKKFVNVLDSYKKITRSMSRKGNCWDNAVAESFFKSLKTELIYGNKLISKEQMKLEIFEYIEIWYNRKRRHSALNYATIEEFNNQINYKNVA